From Hoeflea sp. 108:
TGTCTTTTGTCGCATTGGCCGCGACGGCCTGTAACACCCCTGAGCAGCGCGCGGTCGGCGGCGGCGCCATTGGTGCGGCGGGCGGTGCGCTTGTCGGCCAGGCCATCGGCGGCAACACCGGCTCCACGGTTGCGGGCGCCGTGATCGGCGGTCTCGCCGGTGCGATGATCGGCGCGGGCACCGCTCCTGGCGAATGCCGCTACCATCAGTATGACAGTCGCGGTCGCCCGATGTACGACCGCAACGGCAGGCCGGTGACCTACTTGGCGCCCTGCCGGTAACGGTCCACGCCTATAGGCTGACGATTCGTCCCCAGGGGACGACAAGCGGCGCGCTTCGGCCGAAGCGCGCCGCTTGTCGTATGAGGGGAGTGGAAAGCTCCAGCTCTCGGCGGGATCAGCCGCCGTCCAGCTGTTGCAGATGAGATTCTATCGCCCTGATCGTCGCATCGGCGGCTGCACGGGAGGCAGTCGTCAGGCCCATATGCTCCTCGGCAAGGGACACAAGAAAGTCGGTGGCCTGTTCTGCCGACCAGCCGTTTCGGAGGCCTGACGCAGCTTCGAGCAGATAGCTGTCATATTCGTCGGCGAACGGTTCATTGGCCCAGCTTGCGCCGGGCCCGAGCAAGCCGATGGGATCCCAGTTCGACCAGCCGATGGCGCGGAGCCTGGACAACTGCAAGGGCGGCTTGCTCATGGATCTGGCCGGCCAGTATCAGCCGCAGAATGCGCGCACGATCTTACCGGTCGCCGGATCGGTCTCGATCGTCACGCGCTCCTGGCGGAAATCCATGGTGGCCGGATCGCCGGGCTTGTGCTGGCGAACGATGGTCGCGCCCGTCAACTGCATGGCCTGATCGTCGGTGATCCGATCCTTACCAGCAAGCGCTTCTGCTGCCATCTTGTCGCAGACGCCGGGCTTCGGTGCGCTGGCAGTCGATTCCTTCTGGCAGCCGGCGAGGGCAAGCATCGCCACGGCGAGGCCGGTTGCAAGGCGCAGATCGATCATGGGCGGGTCCTTTCGATTCGTCGAGGACACGACTAGCCAATGCAAATGAGGCGCGACAACGACAGCCTTCGCGACGCCTGCTGTTGCAGCCACGCTATCGAACAATGATCATCTTGGGAAAGGGGGGTGGTACGGTTGGGTGGGCTCGAACCACCGACCTCCGGATCCACAATCCGGCGCTCTAACCAACTGAGCTACAACCGCGTACCTTGCGTTGATGTCGCGTCCATACGGACAATTCCGTCCCATTTCAAGAGCTTTGCGCATATTCCACTGCGGCGATTTATGCCGCAGCCGCGAAGTCCTTGATCTCAGGGCATTTCAGCCCTGGGGAAAAGAAAAAGGCCGGCGGGAGGAGGTGCCGGCCTTTTCCTTATGTGACCAGCGGGAGGAGGTGCTGGCCGCGTCGCCCGGCAGGAAGAGGGAGGAGGTTCCACCCGCCGGGTATTCGGTCTGGCTGCCTTAGGCGGCCTTGAGGTCCTTGAGCGCCTTTTCGAAGGCGGTCTTGACCGGCTTGGAAACGTCTTCGGCCGCCTTGGAGGCAACGGTCTGGAAGTCCTTGGCCTGCTCGACGGTCAGCTCTACGCGCTTGCGCAGGTAAGCGGTCTGCAGTTCGACGATTTCCGACAGCGACTTGGCGCCGGCGAGCGCTTCGAGATGGGCAAAGCCGGTCTCGGCGTTGGTGCGCAGGGCCGCAATGGCCTTGAGCGACAGTTCGGCGCTCACATTGCGAGCGGTCTCGTAGCTGGTCTCGATCGACTTCTGGGCCTCCTCGGCGCCGGTCTTGAGCTTGGCATAAGCTTCCTTAGACTGCTCGACACCCTTCTCGGCGAAGGCGCGGAACTGGTCGGTGGCTTTGGAAACGTCGAAGCTCGGCATTTCAACGGTATCTGCGAACTCTGCGGTCTTGGTCTTGGACATTGTCTCACCCTATGGGCTGGGCGGACCTGCTGCCCGCCTCGTTTATTCGCCTCCTCCATATAGTACGGCTTATTGTGCATTGCAATATCCATGTTGCAGTGCAGCAAATTCAGGGTGCCGGGGTTAACCACGTGGCGAGAATAATGCCGCTAGGCTGCACCTGTTTGCTAGACCTTGGCGATGACGGCTTTTATTAACAAAGCGTTAATTGCGAGAATGCGTGCCTTGCGGGTTATGTGAATGCCGTCAGCAGCCTATTCCTTCATCGACGTCGCGGTGGTCGACGGTGTCAGGCAGCGTTTCGCTGCGGGCGACGCCATTGCCGTGCTGTCGACAGACCTGGAAGAGGTGCTTTGGGCAAATGGCCCGGGCGCTGCCGTGCTCGGCTATGACGACGTCGATGCCGTGACCGGGGCGCCGTCGCGGCTCGGCCT
This genomic window contains:
- a CDS encoding I78 family peptidase inhibitor; translation: MIDLRLATGLAVAMLALAGCQKESTASAPKPGVCDKMAAEALAGKDRITDDQAMQLTGATIVRQHKPGDPATMDFRQERVTIETDPATGKIVRAFCG
- a CDS encoding phasin, which encodes MSKTKTAEFADTVEMPSFDVSKATDQFRAFAEKGVEQSKEAYAKLKTGAEEAQKSIETSYETARNVSAELSLKAIAALRTNAETGFAHLEALAGAKSLSEIVELQTAYLRKRVELTVEQAKDFQTVASKAAEDVSKPVKTAFEKALKDLKAA